Genomic segment of Syngnathus acus chromosome 10, fSynAcu1.2, whole genome shotgun sequence:
GGCGAGGCGGATGGGGAACCAGGCCAGGCTGGGCGAGCGGCTCAGCGAGGGCGAGCACACGCAGCGACCCATGAACTCGTCTGCTCCCTGCGGCGTGTTGTTGACGACCAATTTTGCAATTCATTTAGAGTACTCGGCATACTGCGTTTCGACTCACGTATGTGTCCTGGTCGTAAAGTTCCACCACCACGTGCGGGGGGCTGGCCACGGTGGCTTCGGGGTCCCCGAAAATCTCCACGTCGTAGAAGATGAGCGTCTGATCCCAGGTGGGATTGAGGGTGTTTCGCACAGTTACCGTCTTCTGGGACTGATGGAGGAAAGACACGATGGCGTAGGGGTCTGAAATTCAAAACAGCGCCATCATTGGAGTGTGAGGTTTCGGCGTGACCCCGAGCGCTCACAGAGAGGTACAGTGACGTGCGcggctgtttgtttttccaggccGGGGGAAGAGTCTCAGAGGAGCCGTTAGCGCTGGAATCAACTGAAGCTATGTTGCCTTTTTCCCACCAGTGCTCAATTAACCTCCTCAGTGACCTTGCATCCTTGTgtccttcctttctttcattcctttcctCTTTATGCACTCTTCTAATGTTACACACaggcactcacacacacacacacactcacagtaCTAACAACTAGACCACTCATGGCCAGCTATTCAAATAGCCCATTAGCTCACGTAAACAGAAATACAAACAGCCCAGAGGTGttatgcaagtgtgtgtgtgttgcagtaGATGGGGCTTCAGTCACGGCACTTTAGGCTGAGAGTGTCCAGGACTATACCAGAAAAGCTGTCCTTGTCCATGGCCATCAGGTCCCTGGCTTGATACAAGTAGCAGCGCAAGTGGTAGCGGGTGCCCCCTAAAAATAGACAACAACATGAGCAGACTGAGGAGGGGGAAGACACAATTAGGAGCGGTGACTCACGGTCAAAGAAGCAGGAAATGGTGGGTCTGTTGACTCCAAAGGTGGTGGTGACGGACTTGTCGTCGTGTTTGTCTTCGATGCTGCTCTGCGGGGGCGAAACGAGGTACGGGGTTCAAAGGCGAGTTGGGCAATGTGCTCTCCGAGGGCGCTTCTCACCAGGGAACACTCCAGAGCAAAGATGGCCGCCGGGCCCGTCTTTTCCAGGGGCTCCATGCGGCATCTCCACCTGCGCCTGCGGAAGCTGTCCGTCTTCCTCGGCTTTAGGTGGAACCTCCAGCCGAATAGCGAGGTGTATTCCCAGCCCTCCCACATCGCCTCGTCCGGACGCTGCTAAGAGGGTACAGAGGCGGAAAAACTCACAAAGACTTCAAACTGATGCGTGAAAGGCAATGGTGGAAAGTAAACAAGCACTACTCTGTTACTGTAGTTCACTTTACTcgagtatttgtttttcacttttactcgctgtatttaaaaacagctttgctttctattttaataatcataatttaaaaataatttgaattctttttattttatttaaaaattaaaaataatttgtcaatACTGGTTCACACTTTATCAACTGTCAGCGGATGACATATAAAAGACACTAAAGAAAACAGGCATTGATTATATTTGACAGtacatttctcatttttactTTGGTAGAAAAGTTTCCGtctaaagtttttttttttttaacatctgtACTTTTAAGTACAGCGCGAGGACTTGGCCACATTCAGAAGCAAGAGAAAAGCTGCGAGTAGATTTGTGCGGCAACAGCGACACCTGGTGGATTATTCCTGTTACAGCAATCGACTTCTTTCTTGTTCGTCAATGTTGGTGGTGATTAGCGGGCTACCAGTGTGAGAACAGATTACTGTGGATTTAAGTCATGTTTTAAAAGTTGCAATTATTCACCTTTCTGAGCGCATCCATCTTCTGCTGGTCCCGCCTTCTCATGCGCATCCACCGCCTTCGCCGGTTGGTGTGGTACATCTTCTCGGCGGGGACCCACGACTTGGGCCGGCGATCTGGTGGGATGGTGATGCCGTACTCCCAGCCTGCACGAAAAAAAGGCTCGTCAAATATGCACCAtcattgcacatttttaatAGATGCCGACGCACCGTGATCGTCCACGCCTCTGTTGAGGTCCTCACTCCACTCTGGCTCCTCCCACACCCAACCCGGAGGACACTCCACATCGTCTTTAGGCACGGCCTTCTCGCCATTCTGCCACACAGAGAATAAAGGACCCCCCCCAGCCACAGgataattttcaaaaaaatgttttttttgagtgCAAGTGGTCTCTGTAGCACGTACCACGTCGGTGTAGCCCTCATTCATGCCAATCCACTGGCCACCTGGTAACCTCATCTGGTTTTCAAAGACTTCTTCTGTGTAGGTCATGTGACCGGCATCCGCATCAAACAGCAGTCTGTCATCGGATTGAAGCCAGATTCAGTATTTTTGATGTGTTCTACTCGGAGCCAGAATGACTTACGTCCTCTCGGGGCTTATGTACCAGTCCCCAGCCCAGGTCCAGCCGGGCGAGGGTTTGAAACTCTCCTTGGGCAGTTTTACCCTTCCTGTCACGTCACTGAACTTGGGGCAAGTAAGACCCGTCGTCCCCCAGCTGCCCACTAGGGCGAGCCGAGTCTGATTTTCATACTGCGGGTAGAATAAAGTTTTAAAGTTAGCTGTTAGCGCTAACGCGATGAGGATGGCGGTGAATTTACCGTTTCTGCAAAGACGGACAGCTTTCCTTCAGTGTACACGTTGAAGTGTTTGTCGTCGGCAGCCAGTCCGAACCAAACTTTGATCCTGAGCTGACCGGGAAGTTTGGCCTCTCCATCGCCACCTTGTGGATACTACCCCAAAAGAGCAGATATGATAGGTGAGTaaccttgattttttttctgtttttgctcAGATGGGAGGGGCATAATctatttgtaactttttttttttaaggttttgGCTTGTAATATATGTGCCTCGACACAATAAAGATTGGAAAACTGGTTTAGGACagagttgctttttttctcactttgaGGAAGATGGTCTGCAGCTGTCCGCAGTGTTTGCCACCGTGACGCTCAGAGTAGAGGACGGTGTGTGCTGGAATGCGATGGTACGCCACCCTCCGTTCACCCTGCAGCATCCAGATCACGATGTCGGGAAGGCTGTTCTGGGGCTGAAGAGAGACAAAATTAGCTTTGTCTTTCCCAGCTCTCTTCACGTACGCACCTCTTCGGCCAAGTCCCTGAGCCGGCTGGCCCAGTCCTCTGCCTGCTCCATGACGATGGAAAGTTCCGTGGCAGGTCCGTGTTTGAGTGCCAGCGCCGCCGCCATGATCTGCTGCAGGTGCAGAGAGCGGATGTGTCGGAGCGAGCGGTCCAGCGGGGTCGCGCACGGCCAGCGTTCAAGAGAGGGCAGCTCCTGACTGGAGAATCCCAGCACgacaccaaaaatattttgtcaccCATCAAATCAACGTGTGGGACAAGCACGGCAACTTGATCTTACCTGCAGTCTATGATGACCTGATCCAACATCTCCACCACTCGGAGCTCCAGCTCGTCCATATCGCTTCCCGCCTTTATTTCCAGCTGCACCCGCTGCAAGTTGGCCTcctggaaacacacacacattggacATCTGAGCCAACGTGACGATATTCCGCAGCCGAACCTCACCAATCGGTCCAGCGCGGCCAAAAGCATGTTGAGAGCCTCGATCCTCGGAGCGATATCTTCCCACGCCGACGACAGAACAACCACCGGCTTCACGTTCCCCCACGGGAGGTAATAGTAGTGACAACCTGCAAGACGCAGGAGGACAAGGCATCCGTTTGAAGAACGCGAACGGTCACGTGGGGTTGCACGTGACCCACCGTCAAACACGGCTCTGCTGAACTGCGTGGTGGAGGCCAGCGGCAGGCAGCTGTAGTCAAACTTGTTGCCGTAGTTGCCGATGCTGACCTCAAACTGGATTGCGTCGTCAACGTCCTGAAGATGCGTGGCAGAGTAGAACGCCACAAAGAGGGAGAACTTCCTCTTCCTGAGGAACTTCTATAGAGTGAAAAGGAAAGTAACAATTTGAGATTTTCATGttgtgtgactttttctttGCGTCTGTCTCACCTCAACCACGAGCAGATCATCTGACGggatgtcttcatttttgggCTCCGGTTTGTCCACCAGCTTTGTGGTCAGCTCCACCAAGACTCGACCTCGATAGGCCACGCCCTCCCCCTGAGAGACGAAAGGAAGCCGTGTTAGCGTGTTATATTACGACCCTTAAAGATCAGGTGCATGCATCATCTCTATATCGCAAATTTTGCAGATGGGTAACCCTCGCTTTAAACTGTGGCAAACAATAATgatgtgatttttaaaaaattacttTTCCGAGGTTCAGGGCTTCATGGGGGTCATTGAAGGTGCTGAACTCCCTGGGACTGCCGTAAAAGTTGACAAAACAGGGACCAAATGTGGGAAGGAATCCCAGCGTGTCGTCCACTGTGAACAGACAGACGGAAACTTAAAACAGTGACGAGCTTTAGCGCACGGGAAATTGACAGGAGGACAGCGGACATACTGCCAGAGGTGACGCCCCGCGGGGTCAAGTCGTCTGAAGCGTGGACAGAAGTCAGAAAGACAGATAGAGATCGAAAATAAGAGAAAAATAAGTTTTTCAAAGTCCCAAAGGATTAGTTGAATGTGTAAAGGAAAAGAATTGAGCAGTGATGGAGAGATGATTAAGTGCTTATCCAAAAttgcaaatacaaaaataactaCTTGCCACTGTTACACAGATGTAAATTTTGATCGATTTTTCCAAGATGTCAGCTGGCGTACATCTGTTCGCTATGCATTTTGGGTAACCACAAAGTCTACTTGACAAGCCAAGCCAATGTTTCCGAATATTTATTGAGCCAAAAACGACACAAATGTTTCAAGCACAACTCACCCTCGATCTCGCCTCCAGGTGCGGAAATCTTGGACATACAGAGGTGGGCGGTGCCGATGACATCATTATGACTGGCTCGGTCCCTGTCAGGAGAACAAAAAcggagggaaaagaaaatatcgtGACGTGATTTACAGATGCAAATGTAAATGGTCCGAATCAAAATGTCAACCAGTCAAGAAGTCGAATCCTCATCTTCTCACACATGGACGGAAActgagtggaaggaaaaaTTTGTTGAACATCTCCTAAGACTTCAATCACACACAAGAGGTCTCACCCGAATTGGCATCGTGAGACTCTGGTGCCATTGCGGATTGGCATTCTTCTCCAGAACCTTTGTGCAGACCTAAATAGAACCAATTGTTAAGTTTCAAAGATGTACCGCGGCACATCTGCAACGTGGCAATGAAATAATTGTCGGAGGCGTGTACTGTTTTGCCGGCAAAATGGATCTCCACCAGAGGATCCACCAAGTTCTTCCTGTTGCTGTCGAATCCAAAAATTTGCTTCACTCCATCCATAAAGGCGTCGTCCACTGCGCACGAGAGGATGTCAGCTGACAGTGTCCGCGGCCCATCTATGGTGCGCACGACTCACTCTGAGGAAGGTCCTCGGCCCTGAAGACCCTTAAAGTGAAGGCTGCGCCTCTGAGGGACAAGCCGGCGGGTCTCAGAAGGTTCCCCTCGATGTCCTCCTTGTCCTCCACGCACTCGCGCTTATCTGCCTGAAAGTCCACGCAAAGAATCAATCTGATATgttgagatttaaaaaaagaaaaaaggacccgaaatgaaaataatgtggACAGCACTGTCTTAAAGTGACACGTGCCAGATCAGAGTGAGGTCATCAATGCGTTGGCCTCTCACCGGCGGCTCGTCTCCGGCGGCCAACACCCACAGGCTGACTTTGAGGTAACCTCGAACCCCAGCAGCCAGGTCGTCGGGGTCACAAAGGAGCAGCCACTTCCTCAAGTAGCAGTGTCCTTGCAAGAGTAGACATGGGTTGCTTATTTCACGTTGGCTGACTCGGGATGAGCTCGTCGTTACTCACGATGCTCGCTGTAGATTGCGCCCACGTCCAGCTGTGGACACAAGCACGAAAATTCAGCTTTGACAAGGCCTCATTTTTGACCCCACCCTGAACGCTCACCTTGAATTCTCCGATGACGGCGTCGGTTCTGAGTGAGCGCGAGTCGCACACCTGCGGGGCCACACGTCAGTTGGGAAGCGTGGGAGAAACGAGGACGAGGTCCACTCACCGTGATGAAGATGGGTTCGTCAAACAAGTCGGACGGCGTTTCAAAGAAGTTCAAGAAAAAAGTCTGCACACAGGAAATGCGCTTGGCATGTATTTAACGCGAAGCAAAATTGTTTTCTACTGCAATacgaaaataatattttatcattcaataaaaaatgaatggttAATTTGACCActtcatcttcattttgttGCACTTTACCTCATCAAAAGTGGGGTTGTTGCCTTTGCGGATGCGCGTCCTCCTGCTCTGCCCTGCTACCGAAACTTTGACGACAGGGTTGACGTTGACGCCCGGCAGCTGTCGAGCCTGGATGACTCGCATGCGAACCTGCGCAGGTAACGTAAACGTAAGCACaagccactagagggcgctcACGTCCTCTTTGTGTACCTGAATGTCCTGAGGCTTGTTAGCCAGTGCTTTGGGACGACTACTGGCACCCCTACGCCTCTTCTTCAGCCCTCCGTGAGTGTTGTAAGACGGCGGTGAGCGTTTGGGGGTCTGAGCGGCGGGCGAATCCTGTCCCTGAGGCCCCTGGGGGCCGACCACGACCATAGAGCGCCCGTCGTCCGCACCCTGCTCCTCCGGGACCTCCAGCATGATCATGCTCTCCGTGTCCTCCTCGCCCAGTGTGTCCAGGGAGATCACTGCATGGGCACACATCAATACAAAACTGTTGAACAACCGGCGCCCCCTGTGGGTGGGAGTGAGACGTTACTTGTGACAGTGTCCATTTCCACATTGGGGTTGGTGTGAGGCAGGGGCTCAGGCAGCGACGGGGACTGGAAGATGGGAGCTGATCCTGGGGGAGGGATGTAGGAAATCTGCAAGGTGAGTGtagcctaaaaaaaagaacaaaaaataatcacgtAGACTCATGTTTATTGCGAACATTTTACCGAAGCCCACAAGCAGAGCATGAAAATATGTGACGTCACAGTCGTGTATGATTTACGACAGAGAAGATGTCGCTGGCTCACTTCACTAAAGTTTCACCTCAATAGGATTCATGTGCTAgctcagtggttcccaaagtgggcggtaccgcccccctgggggcggtggaaagatctgggggggcggtgaggaagaaaggggcggtaggggggcggcagtcgatttgtacacaacacgccgctctggcccagtcagatccgacagcatagactacaaaagcaaaagctcaggtttgtaatttcaagcttgtaatgttcagaattttatcttataataaaaaccgcattctggcggtcaacatcatcttgagttcaagtcaacatgaaattggggactccccagaacgcgccgtgttgtgttgagctggttagggcagtggtccccaaccaccgggccgcggaccgaccggtaccggtccgtgggtcacttggtaccgggccgccaagccgcacagaattttttttttaatcgacgatcaattaattcaggtcaagacactcgtcccggtcacgtgacatgtttccccagtcgagcccgcaaagctaatatgtggcgacaggctaactaaccaggcagtgaagcattcaaaactgcttcaacacatggagaccaagcatcctgcaataaaagacaaaccttaaatcacttcgggtgtcattgtctccgattacgtctagatgggaccggctcgtttctgagaaacaaactcagtgctcccactaattcaacgtaatggtaatgatattataaatgtattatttatttatttatataaatgtattatttatttatataaatgccggtccgcggaaatatttctgacatgtaaccggtccgtggcgcaaaaaaggttggggaccactgccttaGATCACGTCCGCCACCATTTTCTGTGAgtaaatggaagaaaatgaaactgctaaaaaataaattggtttactaagtactaaattgggttttatttgtgaaatacacatttgtgtttaacctttctcttttcaaattgcagcaaaccaaatatcaagaaagaggtgtttgtttccatatgtgccttgggggggggggcgctaggaattcactggggagccaaagggggcgccagcctgcaaaagtttgggaaccactgtgCTAGCTGGACCAAAATCTAGCTGGGGAACACGGTGACATCCAAAATAATGTTGAGAAAAGCATTGGGCCAAACTCTCTCACCCCTGTGTTGTTCCTCTTGGTGTCCAGCAAAGAGACGGTGAAGGAGGCGGCGAAGTTGGGAGAACTGAGCACGTCTCTGAGGGCGAGCCGACTTTCACCCAGAAACCTGCAGACAAGCCATCTGTGGAAACATCTGCAAACATCTGGGTGTCGTCCAAGCTAGCATTAGCTGCAGTCACCTGTTCCTCCCCATCTTCTCATGGTCCTTAACGACGCAGTGAAGCTCAGCTCCCGGGTCCAAAGGAAGTCCCTTAAGATCCCATTCAAAGCCCTGCAAGTGAAAGTTCACATCGTAGCTGTAAATTAACACGATGGCTTGTTGAGTTTCGGGTTTGCAAAGTTCTGAAGAGCCCACCTCGTTCCAAACGGGATTGGGGTTGTTCTTGATGACCTTGGTCTTCTTCTTAGACCCTGAAGGAAGTGAGAAGACATCATCATCTATAATATATGCACCTTGGTACACGGAAAAGGCTCATTCTTTTCTCATGCTTGTTTGCTTTCCTGTTTTTGGCgagaacacgcacacaaacaccacgTAAGCGCACCTCCGCTCTCGTCAGATATCTTAACAAAACACCTCCGCCCTTCCTCGGAAGGGTCAAGAGAGTGCGCTTAGAATCCATCTCCCGAGAGCCAACGTTCTGACTTGACGTCTCCGGGACGGGAAGTGGCACAGCGTCAACTTCCTGGCGGTTTCAGCTTGGCACGGGTTCACGGGCCGAGAATAGACGGAGACCGGAGCGTGGCGCCGTGAACCTTTTCTATTCCGTTTTCCTGTGAAAACGTTTCAATCACATCACACCAAGTCGGTGCGGTACGAGGACGAAGGCGCTCATCATCGGCATGCCATACAGCAGGAAATGGCGCTAACACAAAGGCAGGAAGTTAATAGAAGCGTTCACCTCGTAAAAACTAGGACACTACTTTGTGGAAATATGACAGCAGTTTTAAAATTTGGAGCTTCATCCGCGACAGTACCACAAGTCATATATGTCAACCATGACTCAGCATTTTAAAGATGAGCAAGCTTTAACGGAGACATCGCTTCCCCTCAAGTCTCCATCCTCTTCTTACCTCGAAAGGTGACACTGGCCAAGGGGTCCGAGTGCCTCAGATTGTTGGCCCGCTGAACAACACAGCGCAACATGGTCGAAACCCTTAAATGAGTCGGCGAGTACGATGCTACGGATC
This window contains:
- the dysf gene encoding dysferlin isoform X6; amino-acid sequence: MLRVFILCAERLQTPDDDISDAYCTVTHEGSKKKTKVIKNNPNPVWNEGFEWDLKGLPLDPGAELHCVVKDHEKMGRNRFLGESRLALRDVLSSPNFAASFTVSLLDTKRNNTGATLTLQISYIPPPGSAPIFQSPSLPEPLPHTNPNVEMDTVTMISLDTLGEEDTESMIMLEVPEEQGADDGRSMVVVGPQGPQGQDSPAAQTPKRSPPSYNTHGGLKKRRRGASSRPKALANKPQDIQVRMRVIQARQLPGVNVNPVVKVSVAGQSRRTRIRKGNNPTFDETFFLNFFETPSDLFDEPIFITVCDSRSLRTDAVIGEFKLDVGAIYSEHRHCYLRKWLLLCDPDDLAAGVRGYLKVSLWVLAAGDEPPADKRECVEDKEDIEGNLLRPAGLSLRGAAFTLRVFRAEDLPQMDDAFMDGVKQIFGFDSNRKNLVDPLVEIHFAGKTVCTKVLEKNANPQWHQSLTMPIRFPSMCEKMRIRLLDWDRASHNDVIGTAHLCMSKISAPGGEIEDDLTPRGVTSGMDDTLGFLPTFGPCFVNFYGSPREFSTFNDPHEALNLGKGEGVAYRGRVLVELTTKLVDKPEPKNEDIPSDDLLVVEKFLRKRKFSLFVAFYSATHLQDVDDAIQFEVSIGNYGNKFDYSCLPLASTTQFSRAVFDGCHYYYLPWGNVKPVVVLSSAWEDIAPRIEALNMLLAALDRLEANLQRVQLEIKAGSDMDELELRVVEMLDQVIIDCSQELPSLERWPCATPLDRSLRHIRSLHLQQIMAAALALKHGPATELSIVMEQAEDWASRLRDLAEEPQNSLPDIVIWMLQGERRVAYHRIPAHTVLYSERHGGKHCGQLQTIFLKYPQGGDGEAKLPGQLRIKVWFGLAADDKHFNVYTEGKLSVFAETYENQTRLALVGSWGTTGLTCPKFSDVTGRVKLPKESFKPSPGWTWAGDWYISPERTLLFDADAGHMTYTEEVFENQMRLPGGQWIGMNEGYTDVNGEKAVPKDDVECPPGWVWEEPEWSEDLNRGVDDHGWEYGITIPPDRRPKSWVPAEKMYHTNRRRRWMRMRRRDQQKMDALRKQRPDEAMWEGWEYTSLFGWRFHLKPRKTDSFRRRRWRCRMEPLEKTGPAAIFALECSLSSIEDKHDDKSVTTTFGVNRPTISCFFDRGTRYHLRCYLYQARDLMAMDKDSFSDPYAIVSFLHQSQKTVTVRNTLNPTWDQTLIFYDVEIFGDPEATVASPPHVVVELYDQDTYGADEFMGRCVCSPSLSRSPSLAWFPIRLADKDAGELLAAFELIRREKPAVHHVPGLEADIGASSHVLDELMFPGFLCDSAQTWPEESDLPCLPPQREPNVFVVPQGIKPVLQRTAIEVLAWGVRNLKSFQLASVTSPSLQVECGGTTVQSCVIRSVKKKANFDVNTLFLDVRLPLEELYMPPIVIKVIDNRQFGRKPVVGQCTIRSLEEYRCSPGEEDEEAGQTDQSEADESQGLMPRVVSGDVFITVDDEEPLILHQEEELMDWWSKFYASTGETNKCGTYLEQGSDTLQVYDRELEKVEAFGGLSDFCQTFKLRRGKTQGEGEDPSVVGQFKGMFKIYALPDDPLAPPPPRKFRKLPPNGVEECLVRVYVIQARGLQPKDANGKCDPYVKITLGKKTVNDYENYIPCTLEPVFGKMFELSCSLPQEKDLHVTLYDHDVLTKDEKIGETVIDLENRFLSKYGAGCGLPQSYCLSGVNRWRDQLTPRQLLSGLCERRNLRKPIYHRDTVLFRGVQYTKADLADGHKCQRHLGPIEERLSLHILRQMGLVPEHVETRALYNPLQPDIEQGRLMMWVDLFPKSLGPPRPPFNITPRKAKKFLLRCIIWNTSDVILDDVSISGEKMSDIYVKGWLDGHEHNKQKTDVHYRSLDGEANFNYRFVFPFLYLPTEQLCVVDKKEHFWNLDKSESKLAPRFTIQVWDNDKFSFDDYLGISRMCHCQSGIEPSTCSHMSITSELSKFRLPSSQPASSRRITGSLGSSVLPSTEARGGR
- the dysf gene encoding dysferlin isoform X4 translates to MLRVFILCAERLQTPDDDISDAYCTVTHEGSKKKTKVIKNNPNPVWNEGFEWDLKGLPLDPGAELHCVVKDHEKMGRNRFLGESRLALRDVLSSPNFAASFTVSLLDTKRNNTGATLTLQISYIPPPGSAPIFQSPSLPEPLPHTNPNVEMDTVTMISLDTLGEEDTESMIMLEVPEEQGADDGRSMVVVGPQGPQGQDSPAAQTPKRSPPSYNTHGGLKKRRRGASSRPKALANKPQDIQVRMRVIQARQLPGVNVNPVVKVSVAGQSRRTRIRKGNNPTFDETFFLNFFETPSDLFDEPIFITVCDSRSLRTDAVIGEFKLDVGAIYSEHRHCYLRKWLLLCDPDDLAAGVRGYLKVSLWVLAAGDEPPADKRECVEDKEDIEGNLLRPAGLSLRGAAFTLRVFRAEDLPQMDDAFMDGVKQIFGFDSNRKNLVDPLVEIHFAGKTVCTKVLEKNANPQWHQSLTMPIRFPSMCEKMRIRLLDWDRASHNDVIGTAHLCMSKISAPGGEIEVDDTLGFLPTFGPCFVNFYGSPREFSTFNDPHEALNLGKGEGVAYRGRVLVELTTKLVDKPEPKNEDIPSDDLLVVEKFLRKRKFSLFVAFYSATHLQDVDDAIQFEVSIGNYGNKFDYSCLPLASTTQFSRAVFDGCHYYYLPWGNVKPVVVLSSAWEDIAPRIEALNMLLAALDRLEANLQRVQLEIKAGSDMDELELRVVEMLDQVIIDCSQELPSLERWPCATPLDRSLRHIRSLHLQQIMAAALALKHGPATELSIVMEQAEDWASRLRDLAEEPQNSLPDIVIWMLQGERRVAYHRIPAHTVLYSERHGGKHCGQLQTIFLKYPQGGDGEAKLPGQLRIKVWFGLAADDKHFNVYTEGKLSVFAETYENQTRLALVGSWGTTGLTCPKFSDVTGRVKLPKESFKPSPGWTWAGDWYISPERTLLFDADAGHMTYTEEVFENQMRLPGGQWIGMNEGYTDVNGEKAVPKDDVECPPGWVWEEPEWSEDLNRGVDDHGWEYGITIPPDRRPKSWVPAEKMYHTNRRRRWMRMRRRDQQKMDALRKQRPDEAMWEGWEYTSLFGWRFHLKPRKTDSFRRRRWRCRMEPLEKTGPAAIFALECSLSSIEDKHDDKSVTTTFGVNRPTISCFFDRGTRYHLRCYLYQARDLMAMDKDSFSDPYAIVSFLHQSQKTVTVRNTLNPTWDQTLIFYDVEIFGDPEATVASPPHVVVELYDQDTYGADEFMGRCVCSPSLSRSPSLAWFPIRLADKDAGELLAAFELIRREKPAVHHVPGLEADIGASSHVLDELMFPGFLCDSAQTWPEESDLPCLPPQREPNVFVVPQGIKPVLQRTAIEVLAWGVRNLKSFQLASVTSPSLQVECGGTTVQSCVIRSVKKKANFDVNTLFLDVRLPLEELYMPPIVIKVIDNRQFGRKPVVGQCTIRSLEEYRCSPGEEDEEAGQTDQSEADESQGLMPRVVSGDVFITVDDEEPLILHQEEELMDWWSKFYASTGETNKCGTYLEQGSDTLQVYDRELEKVEAFGGLSDFCQTFKLRRGKTQGEGEDPSVVGQFKGMFKIYALPDDPLAPPPPRKFRKLPPNGVEECLVRVYVIQARGLQPKDANGKCDPYVKITLGKKTVNDYENYIPCTLEPVFGKMFELSCSLPQEKDLHVTLYDHDVLTKDEKIGETVIDLENRFLSKYGAGCGLPQSYCLSGVNRWRDQLTPRQLLSGLCERRNLRKPIYHRDTVLFRGVQYTKADLADGHKCQRHLGPIEERLSLHILRQMGLVPEHVETRALYNPLQPDIEQGRLMMWVDLFPKSLGPPRPPFNITPRKAKKFLLRCIIWNTSDVILDDVSISGEKMSDIYVKGWLDGHEHNKQKTDVHYRSLDGEANFNYRFVFPFLYLPTEQLCVVDKKEHFWNLDKSESKLAPRFTIQVWDNDKFSFDDYLGHLVMDLNRMIRPSKSPQKCDLHLLEQPADPRVSLFEQKTVKGWWPCVREQDGQKLLAGKVEMSLEIVTEQEEEERPAGLGRDEPNVNPHLEEPRRPETSFLWFSSPYKTMRFILWRRYKWFIICFLILFLIFLFVCVFLYSFPNYAAMRMVGPFGPARVAE